The region ACGCTTATTCCATGCTTTACCGCTTTGGTGGCATTGAAAGGATTGAGCAGTGGATCAGATCCTTATTATGGTGGCTCATTAGTTTTTTTAGTCATGTTAGTGGTATGGGCAACTGATAGTGGTGCTTATTTTGCAGGTAAGGCACTTGGACGTACTAAGTTAATGCCTAATGTTAGCCCTGCTAAAACCTTAGAAGGGTTAGCTGGGGGATTGGTGATGAGTATGGTTGTCGCCTTTGGGATCATGCAAGTCTCACCCCAACAGGAACTAGGATTGGTCGTTTGCGTGACTCTTTTTATTGCTTTGGTTTCTGCTGTTGGTGATCTATCAGAGAGCATGTTTAAACGGGTTGCACAAATTAAAGATTCTGGTAAAGCTTTACCTGGCCATGGTGGAGTGTTAGATCGTATCGATAGCTTAACTGCAGCACTGCCAGTATTTACATTAATCTATATCGTATTCTGGATGTAACGTTATGCAGAAAATGGTTATTTTAGGCGCAACAGGTTCAATCGGGACAAGTACTCTCAGTGTGATCAGTGTTAACCCTGAGGCATATTCAGTTTATGCGCTAGTGGCCAACACTAACGTTGATAAAATGCTTGTTTTGTGTGAACGGTATAAGCCTAACGTCGTTCATATGGTTGATACGCAAGCGGCGCTATCTTTACAGGCTCGTTTAGATAATAAGTTACATATTGAAGTGACGACAGGTGAAGATCAGCTTAATAGTTTGGTGACAGCAAGCTGTGTCGATACTGTCATGGCTGCGATTGTGGGAGCGGCTGGGTTAGTGCCGACTTTGGCGGCTGTTAAAGCTGGTAAACGAGTGCTATTAGCCAATAAAGAGTCTTTAGTGATGTCAGGGAGACTCTTTATTGAAGAGATGCGCAGATCGGGTGCTCAAGTCTTGCCTGTTGACAGTGAGCATAATGCTATATTTCAAGCATTACCAGAATCGGTACAGCAAAATATTGGTGTGTGTGAATTAGATCAAGCTGGGGTTTCTCACATATTGTTAACTGGATCGGGTGGGCCATTTTTGACATCAGATCTCAATTCGTTAGCACAAATGACTCCAGCACAAGCCTGTCAGCATCCCAATTGGACTATGGGTCGCAAGATATCGGTTGATTCCGCGAGTATGATGAATAAGGGACTTGAATATATTGAGGCGCGTTGGCTATTTAATGCTTCGGCTGAGCAGCTAAAAGTCGTGATCCATCCTCAAAGCGTTATACATTCTATGGTTCAGTACCGAGACGGCTCAGTGCTTGCCCAATTGGGGTGTCCTGATATGCGCACTCCTATAGCACATTGCCTGTCTTACCCACAAAGAACTTACTCTGGAGTTGAACCTTTAGATTTTTTCAAAGTCGGACAGTTAAGTTTCTTAGAACCTGACTTTACACGATTTCCCTGTTTATCATTGGCGATAGAAGCCTGTGAACAAGGGCAGGAAGCTGCCACAGTGTTAAATGCAGCAAACGAGATCTCAGTGGCTGCATTTTTGAATAATGAAATTAACTTTACCGATATCGCAAAAGTAAATGAAATTTGTTTAAGTCAAGTTGAAAAACTAAACCTAAACAGTATTGATGATATTTTAGCATTGGATGTACAGACTCGTGTCTATGCTTCAGAATGGGTAAGCAAAATTTAACGGAGCGTAGAGGAAGGGAATGACTGATTTTTTATGGAACTTAGGTTCCTTCATCATTGCATTGGGTATATTGATAACCGTACACGAATATGGCCATTTTTGGGTTGCCAGACGTTGTGGTGTTAAGGTCGAACGTTTTTCTATCGGTTTCGGCAAAGCGATTTGGCGCAAAGTTGGTCAGGATGGAACTGAATATGTACTTGCTCTGATCCCACTGGGTGGCTACGTTAAGATGTTGGATGAGCGTGTCGATGAGGTACCCGAATCCTTAAAAGATCATGCTTTTAATCGAAAAAGTGTTTGGCAGCGAATTGCTATTGTCGCAGCAGGTCCGTTAGCGAATTTTATTTTTGCGATTATTGTTTTGTATTTTATGTACATGATCGGTGTTCCATCGGTCAAACCTGTCATTAGTGGCACTATTTTAGGCACACCTGCTGCACAAATTGACGTGAAAGAGCCCATGCTAATC is a window of Shewanella sp. VB17 DNA encoding:
- a CDS encoding phosphatidate cytidylyltransferase, translated to MLKQRIITAIWLIPLVFGAIFGLSTEFFSWILIGVFLIAAKEWGQIIDKSCQMTQWSFTITIGILLVALNVFVPSDELWFKEKLHPVYLSIILIGTMWWFFSFLLVISFPKSAKLWQKSHMFKSMFGQLTLIPCFTALVALKGLSSGSDPYYGGSLVFLVMLVVWATDSGAYFAGKALGRTKLMPNVSPAKTLEGLAGGLVMSMVVAFGIMQVSPQQELGLVVCVTLFIALVSAVGDLSESMFKRVAQIKDSGKALPGHGGVLDRIDSLTAALPVFTLIYIVFWM
- the ispC gene encoding 1-deoxy-D-xylulose-5-phosphate reductoisomerase, which encodes MQKMVILGATGSIGTSTLSVISVNPEAYSVYALVANTNVDKMLVLCERYKPNVVHMVDTQAALSLQARLDNKLHIEVTTGEDQLNSLVTASCVDTVMAAIVGAAGLVPTLAAVKAGKRVLLANKESLVMSGRLFIEEMRRSGAQVLPVDSEHNAIFQALPESVQQNIGVCELDQAGVSHILLTGSGGPFLTSDLNSLAQMTPAQACQHPNWTMGRKISVDSASMMNKGLEYIEARWLFNASAEQLKVVIHPQSVIHSMVQYRDGSVLAQLGCPDMRTPIAHCLSYPQRTYSGVEPLDFFKVGQLSFLEPDFTRFPCLSLAIEACEQGQEAATVLNAANEISVAAFLNNEINFTDIAKVNEICLSQVEKLNLNSIDDILALDVQTRVYASEWVSKI